DNA sequence from the Rubripirellula tenax genome:
TCGGATTGCTGGTAATGGTGATCGCGCAAGGGTTGCTTGGCGGCATGCGAGTTGTCCTGGGCGACCGGACTCTGGCGATGGTCCACGGGTGTTTCGGACCGGCGTTCTTTGCCGTTTGTGTCGTCGCAGCGGTGGTGACCAGCGATTTTTGGTGGCGGCGAAACGATTCGACGACGATGGGATTACCGAAAATCGGTCGAGGCATCTTGGCCGTTGGATTTTGCCTGATCGGACTCAGTTACCTGCAACTCGTCCTGGGTGCCCAACTTCGGCACGTCCAACCGACGACTCGGCCCGGCATTTTCGCCATGATCATTATGCTGCACGTGATGACGGCGTTCATTTTGTGGGCCGCGACGGGGGGGGCGTGGCTGCGGCTTCGGCGATGCGGCGATTTGACGCTCTCGCGTCCTGCGGCGGGATTGGTAGGATTGGTGGCTGTGCAGATCGCGTTGGGAATCGGTACTTGGGTCGTCAACTACGGCTGGCCATCGATTTTAGAGTGGGTGCCCGGCTCGGCGGACTTCCTGATTCGAGCCAAGGGATTCGCCGATTCGATCATTGTCACGGCTCACGTGGCAACGGGGTCGCTGATTTTGGCAGTTTCGGCGATGCTGACTGCACGGTTAGGAAGAGAAAGATCGAGGCGACGAAACGAATCGCCCAGCGATGATTCCGCCATCACCAAACAACCTGAACTAGCGGTCTCGTCCGATTCCGTTCCCGCGACCGTTACTTCCTAGGACCGGCTTTTCCGACATGGCGACTGATCTTCTGACGGCCGATGCATCCCCGCAGGATGCAACCATGACCAATGCATCCGCAATTAAGCCGATCCGCGCCAGTGCCTCGAAAGAACCGACCAGGGTAGGGCAGGGGAGTGCCGAAGTTTTGGACCGATCGCAAAGCAACGCCAAAGCGAAGGCCACGCCGTCCGTTTTTCGTGATTACGTCGAACTGACCAAGCCTCGTATCGTCACCATGATCTTGGTGACCACAACCGCGACCGCCATCATCGGCGGGGGCGGTTTGATTTCGATGGTCGATTGGCTGTGGCTGATGCTGGGCACCGCGGCGATATCGGGAAGCGCCGGCGCGGCGAACCAAATCTGGGAACGCGTGATCGATTGCAACATGACGCGAACGGCGAATCGGCCGCTGCCGGCAAGTCGTGTCGCCCTGTTCCCCGCGGTGGCCTACACCGCCGCGTTGGGGATCGGCGGATCCGCGATTTTGTGGTCGATGTTCGGCGCGATCCCCGCGATCGCGGGGATCGCGACCTGGTTGATTTATGTGTTGGTTTACACGCCGATGAAAACTCGCACGGCTTGGAACACCACGGTCGGTGCGGTTGCCGGAGCGCTGCCGGTCTTGATCGGCTACACCGCCATGGGCGGATCGATCACGGGCGTAAGCGGCTGGCTTTTATTCGGCGTGCTGGCGACGTGGCAGTATCCGCACTTCATGGCGATCGCTTGGATGTATCGACACCAGTATGACGCGGCGGGCTTTAAGATGACCACCACCGTCGAACCGACCGGACGCAGCGCCGGATGGCAAAGCATCGTCGGTTCGCTTGCGTTGATCGCCTGTGGTGTCGCACTGTGTTTCATCGACGGCTTTTCGTGGTTCGCAATTCCCGCGGCGATCGGAGTCCTGATCGCGACGGTACCGATGTTGAAGGCGTCGATACAGTTTACGAAATCGCCCGACGACGGACGAGCTCGTAAGTTGTTGCGGTCGTCGTTGTTGGTGCTGCCGGCGGTGCTTTTGATCGTCACCCTTCGCGTGTTCTGGTAATCGTTGATGCCAGTTTGTATCGCGAAAGAAATTCACCACGCCTATGGTGACCATGTGGCGCTCGGTGGCGTGGATCTGTCGGTCGACGGCGGCGAGATCGTCACGTTGTTGGGACCGAACGGCAGCGGCAAGACGACGCTGTTTCGATTGCTGTGTACGCTGCTGCCGCTGCAACAGGGATCGATCACGATCGGCGGCTTCGACGCCAAGGCGAACCCGTTGGCCGTGCGAGGCCAGATCGGGATCGTGTTCCAATCGCCCAGCTTGGATAAGAAACTAACCGTCGACGAAAACATCGCCTGCCAAGCGGCGCTTTACGGAATCCGCGGAGCAGACCTAGCAAAGCGACGTGACGAACTGCTGTCGATGCTGGAGTTGACGGACCGACGCGCAGACTTTTGCGAATCGCTGTCGGGCGGACTGAAACGACGCGTCGAACTTGCCAAGGGCATGCTGCACCGACCACGATTGCTGCTGCTGGACGAACCGAGCACAGGCTTGGACCCGTCCGCGCGGTTGAATCTGTGGAGTGCCATTCGCAAGATGGCCGACGAGGGAATGGCGGTACTGATGACGACGCACTTGTTGGAAGAAGCCGACAAGGCCGACCGAGTCGCCATTTTGTCGAGCGGCAAAAAAATCGCCGAAGGGACGCCGCACGGATTGCGAAGCGAAATGGGCGACGGGTTGGTGACGATCGAGACGTCGTGCGAAACCGAAGTCGAACAGATCCTGCGAAACGAACTCGGCCTGGACGCTCAATGCTTGCACCACCAGATCCGGTTGCGCACCGATGCACCGGGGCCGCTGGTGGCGACGCTATTGGAACGACTGGGCGACAAAGCGGAATCGATTTCGATCGGAAGGCCAAGCCTGGAAGATGTGTTCGTCGCCAAAACAGGAAAAGTCTTTGAGTAACCAAGCGAGACATGCCCCAACGATTGCCGACGGCTACGGGGCGGCCTGGATGCTGGCGCGGCGCGAGTGGGTGCGATTCTTTCGTCAACGCAATCGCGTGACGGCAGCGATCTTGCAACCGCTGCTGTTCTGGCTGCTGTTCGGTACCGGGCTGAAGGGTGCGTTCTCGGGATCAGGCGAACTGGACTTCATGCAGTTCTTTTTGCCGGGAACGCTCGGGCTGATCGTCCTGTTCACCGCAATCTTTGCCACGATCTCGGTCATCGAAGACCGACGCGAAGGCTTCATGCAATCTGTCCTGGTCGCGCCGGTGGGTCGTTGGCCGGTGTTGTTCGGCAAGGTGATCGGCGGATCCGCGATCGCCTGGGTACAAGCGGCCGTGTTCCTGACGCTGGTGTACGTGGTCGGCACCGTTTCGATCAGCTGGACGGTGATCCCGATCTTGGTGCTGCTGGCGGTCGTCGCGGTGGCGATGTGTTCGCTGGGCATGATCGTGGCATGGCCGATGGAGAGCACTCAGGGGTTCCATGCGATCATGATGCTGGGACTGATGCCGATGTGGCTGCTCAGCGGTTCGTTCTTTCCGATTCCGGTTCTGGACGCGTCGGCGAGCTGGGGACAATGGATCTTGGGCGGTATCATGCGCGTGAACCCGCTTAGCTATTCGATGGTCGAGCTTCGCCGGTTGATGTTTCCGCATATTGATTTTGCTGCCGTCGGTTTCGCGCCGTCGTCGCCCCTGTGTTGGGCGGTTTCGATCGCGATGGCCGTGGTGACGACGTTGATCGCGTGGTATTTGATGCGTGGCAGTCGCAAGGTTGACGTGATTGTATAGAGGAGCCCAACGAATATGAAAACACTGACAAACGTTGTGATGATTCTTTTGATCGGCGTCGGGCTGGGCTTGGCAATCCGATCGTTCCGACCGGCACGATTCGGTGGTCCCGGTCCCGATGAAACCGTGTTCACCAACGATGGGCCCGCGGCGACCGATCCCAACGAGATTGAAAACGCGACACCGACGAAGCCGCCCGAGGACGAAGAATGGCTGAGCCGGTTCGAGTTGACCGAGCGCAGCGGCAAGACGATCAAGAGCGAAGACCTGGCCGGCCATCCGTACGTCGTCAGTTTCTTCTTCAGCACGTGCCCCAGCATTTGTGTCCAACAGAATCAGATCATCAAAGAACTGCAGGACGAATTCGAAGGCCAGGGCGTTCGCTTTGTCGCGATCTCGGTCGACCCCGAAAACGACACCCCGGAGAAACTGCGGGAATACGCGGCCCGGTTCGGTGCCGACGAAGAACAATGGCTGTTCATGACCGGCGACCTGACATACATCCGCCGCATCGGTGCCGAGATATTTCGGCAACCGGTCAACAAACAATTCCACACCGAACGGTTCGTCTTGGTTGACCCGAAGGGCGAGATCGAGGGCTTTTACAATTGGCCCGAGAAACGCCAATTGGCGGCCATGAAAGAACAGATCCGCGAAATGATGAAAGACCAAGACTCGTGATGAATTGGCAATTTTTGGCGGACAACCTTCCTCACGTCACCGCGGCACTAAACGCCACCGCCGCGGTGCTGCTGGCGTTCGGGTTGGTGAACATCAAGCGGGGCAAGGCTCGAGTCCACAAGAAATACATGCTGGCGGCCCTGGGGGTCAGCGCGTTGTTCCTGGTGCTTTACCTGTTCCACAAAGTGGCGTTGTTCCAAGCGACGGGCGAGCCGAACAAGCGGTTCCCGACCGATCCGGCGATTGCCTCGGATGCGGCCCGGTACACCTATTACGGCATTTTGGGGACTCACCTAATTTTGGCGATCACGGTCCCTTTCTTGGCGGTGCGGGCCGTATATCTTGCCAAAACGGGCCGAATCGTGGCCCACAAGAAGCTGGTCCGCTATGCGTTTCCGATCTGGATGTACGTTTCGGTGACCGGCGTGATGGTTTACGCGATGCTGTATCAACTGTACGCGGTCTAGCCATTTACAGATCGGACCTTGTTTGCGTAGACTACCGGGCTTCGATTTCCCCGCATTTGCCCGTATTTCTCGCTTCCGAGCCGATTTTTCGTGTTTGAGTCCCTCTCCGACGGTCTGCAGTCCGCCTTCAAGAGCTTGTCCGGCAAAGGCAAGTTGACCGAAGGCAATATGCAAGACGGGCTGGAGATCGTGAAACGGTCAATGCTGGAGGCTGACGTCAGCTACAGCGTCGTCGAGGATTTTATGGCTCAGGTGTCCGAGCGGGCGCTGGGCAAACGGGTATTGTTGAGTCTTCGGCCGCACGAAGAACTGGTCAACATCGTCCACAGTGAACTGATCTCGATCTTGGGTCCAGTCGACCCGTCGCTGCACCTGAAGAAAGACGGTCCGACAATCATCATGCTGTGCGGCCTGCAAGGCAGCGGTAAGACGACGACGTGCGGCAAACTTTCCCAGTTACTCAAAGAAGAAAACATCACGCCGCTATTGGTCGCCGCCGACTTGCAGCGTCCGGCCGCGATCGACCAACTTCACGTCATCGGCGACCAGTTAAGTGTTCCCGTCTTTAGCGACAAAGGCAATCAAGATCCGGTCGCGGTTTGTAAAGCCGGTGTCGACAAGGCCATCAAGGACGGCAACCGTGTCGTGATCCTGGACACGGCCGGCCGATTGGCGATCGACGAAACGTTGATGGCGGAACTCAAACGCATCGACAAGAAGGTCTCGCCCGACCAAGTTTATTTGGTCGTCGACGGCATGACCGGCCAAGACGCGGTCAACAGCGCGGGTGCCTTCAACGAAGCGCTCGAGCTCGACGGCGTCATCATGACAAAGTTGGACGGCGACGCACGCGGCGGTGCGTTGCTGTCGGTCAAGCAAGTCACCGGTGTGCCGATCAAGTTCATCGGCACCGGCGAGCACTTTGATGCTCTTGAACCGTTCCGCCCCGAAGGAATGGCGAGCCGAATCTTGCAGATGGGCGATATCGTCGCTGCGGCTCGCGAGGCGCACCGAATCGTCGACGAAAAAGAACGCGAAGAACTCGAGGCCAAGATGGCGTCGGGCGACTTCACGTTGGACGACTTCAAAAACATGATGCAAAAGGTTTCGAAGCCTGGCATCATGGGACGCATGATGGGCTTGATGCCGGGCATGGGGCAATTCAAGGACGTGCTGGAAAGCGACGAAGCGTCCAAAGGCATCAACCAGACCATCGGCGCGATCAACGCGATGACGATGGAAGAACGTCGCAACCCCAAGATCATCGATGCCCACCGTCGCAACCGGATCGCCAAAGGCGCCGGAGTGCAGACGCCGATCGTCTCGCAATTGATCAAACAGTTCGAAGTCATGAAGCCGTTGATGCAGGGCATGGCGGGCGGCGGAATGGGCGACCGAATGAAGATGATGCAGCAACTGCAGGCCGGCGGCATGGGTGATCCCATGGGCGGCGGACTGCAGCTTGCTAAGAAAAGCACCGGTAAAAGGCTGAGCGCCAACGAACGGGCTCAGCAGAAAAAAGAGCGTGAAAAGCTAAAACGCCGAATGAAACGCAAGAAGTAAGTAGAAAGTGCCAGTCGTTCTGGCACCGACCCGGATTACCGAAAACGTTTTGGTTTCCAGGAAGTCTGACTAGTCGTCGAAACTCGTTTCCCTTTAGGAACAAAAAACTTATGGCAGTTCGAATTCGAATGAAGAAAATGGGGCGTGCTCACCGCCCTTTCTATCGCGTTGTTGCGATGGACAAACGTAGCCCTCGTGACGGTCGCGTCATCGAAGAACTGGGAACCTACGACCCGATGTGTCCCGAAACGGATGCTCGCGTCAACCTTAAAGGTGAACGAATCGATTACTGGTTGGGTGTTGGCGCACAACCGAGCGACAAGGTCGGCGTGCTGATCAAGAAGTACGGCACTGAAGGCACTCACTTGGAAGCTCAAAAGGCAGCCATGGAACGCCTCGGCAAACGCAAACAATACACTCCGGCACCGCCCGAACCGGCCAAGCCGAAGAAGGAAGAACCGAAGGCCGAAGCTGCGCCGGAAGCACCAGCCGAAGAAGCTGCTGCCGAAGCCGCACCTGCGGAAGAAACTGCGTCCGAATAGTCGATTGATGAACGTTTGAAAGAGAACCATGCGATTCGATATCGTCACGCTCTTTCCGGCGTTGTTCGAGGGTTACCTTGGCGAAGGACTTCTTAGCAAAGCGATTAAGAACGAACTCGTCGATATTCATCGGCACGACTTGCGAGAATTTGCACCCCAGTCTGTTCACCGTCCGGTTGATGACAAACCGTTCGGCGGCGGCCCTGGGATGCTGATCCAAGTCGAACCGACGGTGAAGTGTGTCGAAGCAGTCGAAGCGATGTCAGCGGTGAGAGCAAGAAGAATCTTGTTGACACCCGGTGGCAAAACGTTCGACCAACGCATGGCTGAAGAATTCGCATCCGACCAGCGGTTGATCCTGCTGTGCGGGCGCTACGAAGGATTCGACCAACGCGTGACAGACATTTGGCAACCCGAGGAAATCAGCATCGGCGACTTCGTCCTTAACGGCGGCGAAGTGGCAGCGATGGTGATTATCGAAGCAGTGATTCGGTTGATCCCTGGCGTGCTGGGCGATCAACAAAGCAACATTGATGACTCGTTCAGCCAGGGAAACCGGTTGCTCGAGTTTCCACAATACACGCGACCGAGAGAGTTCCGAGGCCACACCGTGCCCGACGTCCTGACGGGCGGCGATCACGGAGCCATCGCCAAATGGCGAGCGGAACAGAGTCGATTGCGAACCCAGTCCCGGCGTAGCGATTTGCTAGCCGAGAACGAAATCGAAAACAAACACCCCAACGAGTGAGCTATAAAAATGTCCAAAGCGATTATGGACCTGGTCGAAAAGACCGCCTTGAAAGATGAAATGCCCAAGTTCGAAATCGGCGATACCGTCGATGTTCACTTGAAGATTCTTGAAGGCAACAAGGAACGCATCCAAGTGTTCTCGGGCGTCGTCATTGCACGAAGCGGCAGCGGTTCGCGAGAAATGTTCGCGGTCCGTCGCATCGTCGCGGGCGAAGGTGTGGAACGCAAGTTCCCCGTCCACAGCCCACGAATCGAAAAGATCGAAGTCACGCGCAGCGGCGTCGTCCGACGTGCAAAGCTGTACTTCTTGCGTGGTCGCGTCGGCAAGGCAGTCCGCCTGAAAGAGCGTCGCCGCACGTAAAAGCGTGCTGGATCAGCACCCTACGTGGACCCGCGACTCCGTTGCCGGGACAACTGCAAAGCAGTTCACGAAAAAAACGTACACCCTGCGACTCCGTCGCAGGGCCATACAGGGTTGGCGGTTTCATAGTCACGTGCTCAAGGGGCCTGCTCCGGTGCATCCACTTGTCAAACGCGTTCACGACCAATACATCGACATTCGGTTCGGTGCGATTGACCAGAACGCCTCGGTGGGAAAGCGGGGCGAGCAAGCTGCCGCTCGATTGCTTCGCCAAAAAGGCCTGGTCGTCGTTGCTGAAAGCGAATCCGACAAAGGCGGCGAGATCGATTTGATCGCGATCGACCGAAAGAAAAAAACGATCATCTTTGTCGAAGTCAAAACCCACTCGACTACCAAACCAGGGCACCCAGCCGAACGCGTCGACGCAGAAAAGCAGGGCAGGGTATCTCGAGCGGCGCTGCGTTACTTGAAACGCAAGAGTCTCTTGGGTATCACCGCCCGTTTCGACGTGATCGCAGTCTGGTGGCACGGCAAAGGTAAATCACCCGATAAGATCGAACACTATGAGTCGGCGTTTGAAGTCGCCGGCGAGTATCAAATGTTTTGAACTTCCGTGGAACGAGAGTTTATTCAAATGCCAGACGGATCCGTTGGCCAACCCATCTCACGACGCTTGATGTTGCGTTTGGCCGCATCCACTTCGGTCGTCGCCGCAGTAGCGACGGGCGATGACGATGTCGGGGCCCATCGCAAGCGGATCTATATCGCCGCTGATGACCACACCGATTACATGTGGACGGCCGACGAGCAGACGTATCGTCAAGCATTTTTAGAGACGATCGATCACTATTTGGACTTGGCCGATCAAACCGATGATCGGCCACTGCATTTCCAAAGCCGTTGGAATTGCGACGGACTGCTATGGCTTCGCGAATACGAACAGCACAAGTCACCCGAACAAGTTGACCGGCTGGTTCGGCGAATCAAAAGCGGGCACATTTCGTTTCCGATGACGGTCCTGGTGTCGTGCTATGGCGCGATGCCTGCCGAAGCCGCGATTCGTAGCCTGTACTATGGCGGCCAAGTCGAGCGTCGATACCAGATTCGGTTGCCGATGGCTGTTGCGATGGAGAACCAAACGTTGCCGCTGGGTCTTGGCATGCTCTGGGCTGGCAGCGGCGTACGATATTCGTGGCGAGGAATCTGTGGCTGTGCAAGTAAGATCAAAGATTCCGCCAGTCGCCGCGACCACGACGTTTACTGGTGGGTCGGCCCCGACGGCAGCCGCGTTTTGATGAAGTGGTATTCGTTGTACAAGCCCGTCACCAACGGATCGTATTGGAACGAGGGTCCCGGCGGGTATGCCGAGGCCCGCTATCCCGAAGCCGCAATCAAATTTGTCGAAACAGACGCTGACTTCCAAAGCCGCAACCCGCACCATGTATTGGGGCTGTTCGGTCAAGGCTGGGACGACCTTGAAACCAAGGTCGAACTTGACGATCCCGTCAACAGCTTTCCCGCGGTCGCCCAGCGGATGACCGACGAAACTCGACAAGTCATCGTCAGCAATGAACTGGACTACTTCCACGACATGGAACAAACCCACGGCAAGGGTTTACCAGCGGTTCAGTGTTCGTTTGGCAATGAATGGGAATTGTATTCGGCATCGTTGGCCGAGGTATCCGCATCGGTCAAACGGGCCACTGAGAAACTTCGCGCCGCCGAAGCGATGGCCGTTATGGTGGAACAAGAACGCCCCGGCTTCGATCGCTCGTTGGACGGGATGCGAGACCAAGCGTGGATCGCGATGGGACTTTACTGGGAACACGATTGGACGGCCGACGGGCCGGTGTCGCGTAAACAACGCGCCGCGTGGCAACGAAAGATTGCCCGACAAATCGTCGACTATGTCGATTCACTGCACGACTTGGCTGCAAAGGCGCTGGGTGAACTGATCGGCTCGGATGACCCCAGCGATCTGAAGAACAACCGACGCATCTTTGTTTTCAATCCGCTGTCCTGGGAACGAACCGACGTCGTTGATGTCGCCATCGACGGCGACGATTGGCATGTCGTCGACAAGGCCAACGAGAAAACGCTCGTCTCGCAAGTGGCTGTTCAAGAAGGCCACACGTCGTTGCGATTTCTGGCCGAGAAGATCCCCGCGTGCGGCTATCGCGTGTTCGAGTTGCGAGCCGGGAAAACGCAACCCGCTGCGGCAACGATCCGAGTTACGGACGGAAAAATGGTCTCGGCGCACGACACGATCATCGTTTCACCCGATGGAGCGATCGATTTCTGGGGCGCGACGCGATTGGGCAAAGTGATGATCAAACCGGGTGCCCGAGGAAATCACTTGGAACCGGCACTCGGAAAAATCAGCATCGAATCATCGGGACCGATCAGCACGACCGTGCGGGTCGATGTCGCCCGACCGATCGCTCGAACCACGCGAGTGACGCTGTTTGAACACCTCGATCGGATCGAAATCGACAACCGACTGCGCGAGAATTTTTCCAGCGTTGAAAGCTGGCGATACGTATTCAATCTGCGTTTCCCACGAACGGTTCATGAAGAGGTCGGCGCCGTCATCCGCGCGTCCACGCTTGCCGAAGGCGGCGACTATGCCGATCGAAATGCGCGAACGGACTGGTTGACGATGAATCGCATGGTGTTGATGCGAGACACCACCGCAGCGGTCACCATCGCCAATCGCGATTGTCTGTTCTTTCACCTCGGCGATGCTAGGACCGATCCGATGGATTCGTCATCCAACACGATCTATGCACTGGCCGGTGGACAAGTCGACGGATCGAAACTGGGCATTCCCGATCAAGGTGGCGACAAAACGTTTGTCCAACGTTTTGCGCTGACCGCGTCGTCACCCAAACGAACGATCGCCGCAGCGATGCGGGGATCGATGGAGTTCGCCAATCCGTTGGTTGTCGGCCAAATCGAAAGCTTCGATGGTCCGCTTCACCCAACTGAATTATCGATACTGAACGTGTCCAGTGATTCCATCATCGCGTCAGCAATGAAGGTTGCCGATACTCGCGACGGATTTGTCGTTCGACTTTGGAATCTTGCCGACAAGCCGGCGCGTTGTACCGTATCGATGAATCGCCCGATCACATCGTGCAAGCAGGTGACGCACGTCGAAACAGACATCGGCCCCATGGAGGTCGCCGATGGCAAAGTTGCCGTTGCGATCCCGGCCCGTGGATGGCTGACGCTGCAAGTGAACGTCTAGATCGACCGTTGGCTCGCCGGATCATCCATTGCGTTTGCGGCAAAGCCCTTCGCCCGCAATAGACACGCATCGCAGCGACCGCATGCGCATCCTTCATCGCCGGGGTCGTAGCATGAAAGCGTATTCGCGTAGTCGACGCCGAGTGACAACCCGGTTCGGATGATCTCTGCCTTGCTCAGGTCAATCAGCGGCGTGTGGATGATCAGCCGCCGGTCACTCTCCACCGACGCTTTGGTGGCAAGGTTCGCCATCGCTTCAAACGCAGCAACGAATTCGGGACGGCAATCCGGGTATCCGCTGTAGTCCAGCGCGTTGACACCGATAAAGATATCGCGTGCCCCGATGGTTTCCGCGAACGCAATCGCGAGCGATAAAAAGACGGTGTTGCGAGCCGGCACGTAGGTCACCGGAATCTCAGCCCCCATCGTTTCAACGCTGTCTGTTTTCGGAACAGCGATATTGGCATCCGTCAGCGCCGAGCCACCGAATTGGGCCAAGTCGATGTCAACGATTCGGTGCGAAGCGGCGCCGATCGCATCTGCCACCCGCGTCGCACGGTCGAGTTCGTATTGGTGACGTTGCCCATACCGAAAACTGATCGCGTGCGGCGTGAAGCCTTCGTTTCGAGCGATCGCCAGACACGTCGCACTATCGAGACCGCCCGACAACAAGACGACGGCGGGTTGAGACGGTTTCATTTCTTCCACAGCTTGCGACCAATCGACGGGTTGTAGTTTGTCCATTTTTCGTCACCGCCCACGTCCGTTTGGATCGCGGCGGTGTACGCCCAAAGTTTCGCATCCAGATTGTCGATGTGGTGCAGCGTTACCGATTCCAACATGACTGGCAACTTCGGGCTTCCAAATTCGATCAGACCGTGATGGCTGACGATCATGTGTTCCAGGTGCAACCGCAACTCTGCGGGGAAGTCGTCGCCCGCGTTTTCAAACGCTGCAATTTTTTCGCCAAGCATCTGCACGCCGATCACGATGTGTCCGACCAATTGGCCGCGGTCCGTGTACGAGATCTCGCCATCGCAAGAGAGTTCTTCGATCTTCCCCAAATCGTGCAGAAACGCACCGAACAACAACAAGTCGGCATCCAATTGGGGATAGCGCGGCGCGACCAGCTTGCAGATCTCCATCATGTCAACGGTGTGACGCAGCAAACCGCCCGGGAACGCATGGTGGTTCGATACAGCGGCGGCGGCTTTCTTGAACCGTTCCGCGAACGTGGTATCGGCAAGGTAGATTTCCCCCAAGCGGCGAAGGGACTGGTTTTCAAGCCCACCGATCAAGTCGGCAAGCCGCGTCATCAATCGCTCGGATTCGTTGGCGTCAAATCGCTCGAAATCGGCGACGGTGACTTCCGATTCGTCCATTCGCTCGACTTCAGTGACGATCAACTGAAGCGTCCCATTGTGGATCTGGGTACGTCCTCGGCAAAACACGTAGTCACCACGGTCGAACGACTCGAAGATGCGTTCGTCTGCATTCCACAACATTCCGGCAATCACGCCGGTTTTGTCGGACAACTTCAACAAAATGTACTTTCCGCCTTGGCGATTGACTCGCAATTGCTTGTCCGCAGCACGGAACACTTGTTCAACCGACTGACCGTCGGACAATTCAGATACGGAGATACGGTTCACAGGAGTTCGACTCGTCGAAAGTTGGAAACAGCGGCGGATGAAAACGCGAACGGCCTGCATCGTCGTCCGGCGGCGGCAACGCCGATCCGCAAAGGATGGCGGCAAAACCATGGAATTGGCAAGGCCTGGCATAACGCACCCCGCCTAAAGGGCTGGCATGATCGCACCCGCCGCTGCCATTATTGCGTCAGACTTGGCCCCGATAGCGTTGAATAAGGGTCCGCGAGCGTCTACGTTTGCATGATTCATGAACACCGCTAAACCCAAATACGATTTTCTGGACCCGCCGACCCGGGATGACGAAATTGGCCGATTGGGGCCATATCGCATCGTCGGTCTTTTGGGCCAGGGCGGCATGGGCGAGGTCTTTCGGGCGGAAGACGGGCGACTGAAGCGGACTGTCGCCCTAAAGATGATGAACAAAAAGCTGGCTGGGACGAGCAACAGCCGCAAACGATTCGTCGAAGAAGCCCGTTCGATGGCCGCCGTCCACCACGACAACGTCGCGACGATTTTCGAAGTCGGCCTGCAACGCGGCATGCCATATCTGGCGATGGAGTTGCTCAAGGGCGAATCGCTGTTCGATCGGATCAAGTCAAAGCCCAAGGACCATCGTAAGTTTTCGTATCCCGAAGTCATTCGCATTGCCCGCGAAGTCTCGTGCGGTTTAGCGGCCGCCCATGCGTGCGCAATAATCCACCGCGACATTAAACCGGCCAACATTTGGATGGAAGAGCCCAGTGGCCGCGCTAAGATCCTGGACTTTGGGCTGGCGGTCGCTGGTTCCGATCACCTGACTGGTCGCGGCAGCGTCGTTGGCAGCCCCGGTTATTTGTCGCCCGAACAAGCACGCAACGAACCGGTCGACGATCGAACGGATCTCTATGCCCTCGGCGTCGTCCTCTACCAGTTGTGTGGCGGCCGGTTGCCGTTGCGGTCCGCTTCCATGTCGGGCCAGTTGATTGCGATCCTTTGTCACGCCCCCGCGCCACTTCGAACGGTAGCTCCCGAGATCCCAGAACCGTTCTGCGAATTGGTGGACCGACTGCTATCCAAAGAAGCTCGCGACCGACCCAAGTCTGCGCTAGCGCTGGTCGACTTAGTCGACGACATCGAGCGAAACTTTCA
Encoded proteins:
- the ffh gene encoding signal recognition particle protein; amino-acid sequence: MFESLSDGLQSAFKSLSGKGKLTEGNMQDGLEIVKRSMLEADVSYSVVEDFMAQVSERALGKRVLLSLRPHEELVNIVHSELISILGPVDPSLHLKKDGPTIIMLCGLQGSGKTTTCGKLSQLLKEENITPLLVAADLQRPAAIDQLHVIGDQLSVPVFSDKGNQDPVAVCKAGVDKAIKDGNRVVILDTAGRLAIDETLMAELKRIDKKVSPDQVYLVVDGMTGQDAVNSAGAFNEALELDGVIMTKLDGDARGGALLSVKQVTGVPIKFIGTGEHFDALEPFRPEGMASRILQMGDIVAAAREAHRIVDEKEREELEAKMASGDFTLDDFKNMMQKVSKPGIMGRMMGLMPGMGQFKDVLESDEASKGINQTIGAINAMTMEERRNPKIIDAHRRNRIAKGAGVQTPIVSQLIKQFEVMKPLMQGMAGGGMGDRMKMMQQLQAGGMGDPMGGGLQLAKKSTGKRLSANERAQQKKEREKLKRRMKRKK
- the rpsP gene encoding 30S ribosomal protein S16, whose product is MDKRSPRDGRVIEELGTYDPMCPETDARVNLKGERIDYWLGVGAQPSDKVGVLIKKYGTEGTHLEAQKAAMERLGKRKQYTPAPPEPAKPKKEEPKAEAAPEAPAEEAAAEAAPAEETASE
- the trmD gene encoding tRNA (guanosine(37)-N1)-methyltransferase TrmD translates to MRFDIVTLFPALFEGYLGEGLLSKAIKNELVDIHRHDLREFAPQSVHRPVDDKPFGGGPGMLIQVEPTVKCVEAVEAMSAVRARRILLTPGGKTFDQRMAEEFASDQRLILLCGRYEGFDQRVTDIWQPEEISIGDFVLNGGEVAAMVIIEAVIRLIPGVLGDQQSNIDDSFSQGNRLLEFPQYTRPREFRGHTVPDVLTGGDHGAIAKWRAEQSRLRTQSRRSDLLAENEIENKHPNE
- the rplS gene encoding 50S ribosomal protein L19, whose amino-acid sequence is MSKAIMDLVEKTALKDEMPKFEIGDTVDVHLKILEGNKERIQVFSGVVIARSGSGSREMFAVRRIVAGEGVERKFPVHSPRIEKIEVTRSGVVRRAKLYFLRGRVGKAVRLKERRRT
- a CDS encoding YraN family protein; the encoded protein is MHPLVKRVHDQYIDIRFGAIDQNASVGKRGEQAAARLLRQKGLVVVAESESDKGGEIDLIAIDRKKKTIIFVEVKTHSTTKPGHPAERVDAEKQGRVSRAALRYLKRKSLLGITARFDVIAVWWHGKGKSPDKIEHYESAFEVAGEYQMF